In a genomic window of Dyadobacter fermentans DSM 18053:
- a CDS encoding carboxypeptidase-like regulatory domain-containing protein, with translation MKMIRVQFANINVRFIDASFCLWIIGTLLGSCDRLKGITTIYGTVTAPGYGPVDSARIVFIARQTMTNTKFVAETLTDANGKYRVTVDAPRGYGRVECDLILDGSPTTQQYTKGEAWQDGRKLNTCCGVSAGAKANFDFKLFK, from the coding sequence ATGAAGATGATAAGAGTACAATTTGCCAATATAAATGTCCGGTTCATTGACGCTTCATTTTGCCTTTGGATAATTGGAACGTTGCTCGGGAGTTGCGACAGGTTAAAAGGGATTACTACTATTTACGGGACTGTTACCGCGCCCGGGTATGGTCCGGTCGATAGTGCGAGGATTGTTTTTATTGCCCGACAGACTATGACAAATACGAAATTTGTAGCTGAAACACTCACAGATGCAAACGGAAAGTATCGGGTGACGGTGGATGCCCCACGCGGGTATGGCCGTGTTGAATGTGATTTGATACTTGATGGTAGCCCGACTACCCAGCAATACACGAAGGGCGAGGCGTGGCAAGATGGTAGAAAACTGAACACCTGCTGTGGCGTCTCAGCGGGAGCGAAGGCCAACTTCGACTTTAAATTGTTCAAATAG